Within Paenibacillus sabinae T27, the genomic segment CGGACAGCTTCCGGGACGCAAGGTGTATCCTTGGGTTGCCGAGGTTCGCGGTTCCACGGCGGGCGTGGGTCTGATCTCTCCGCCTCCTCACCATGATATTTACTCGATCGAGGATTTGGCGGAGCTGATTTACGACCTGAAGAACGCCAATCCGCGCGCAAGCATCAACGTGAAGCTCGTATCCGAGGTTGGTGTCGGAACGATCGCTGCTGGTGTAGCGAAAGGCCGCGCCGACGTCATCCTGATCAGCGGTTACGACGGAGGCACCGGCGCGTCGCCGATGAACTCCATCCGCCATGCGGGTCTTCCGTGGGAACTGGGTCTTGCCGAGACGCATCAGACGCTGATGCTGAACAATCTGCGCGACCGGATCGTGCTGGAAGCCGACGGCAAAATGCTAAGCGGCCGCGACTTGGCGGTGGCTGCGCTGCTGGGCGCCGAAGAGTTCGGATTTGCCACCGCTCCGCTGGTGGCTGTGGGCTGCATTATGATGCGTGTCTGCCAAATGGACACTTGTCCGGTCGGCGTCGCAACGCAGAATCCGGATCTGCGCAAGAACTTTGCAGGCGATCCGCAGCATGTCGTTAACTTTATGACATTCGTCGCCCAGGATCTGCGCGAAATTATGGCGAGCCTCGGCTTCCGCACCATTGAAGAAATGGTCGGACGCACGGACTGCCTGGATGCGGTTCAGGCTTCGTATCATTGGAAGAAGAAGGGCGTCGACCTCAGCGGATTGCTGCATACGCCAGAGCTGCCTGAAGGCAGCACGCGTTACAACACCAAGAAGCAGAACCATGGCCTGGAAGAGACGCTGGACGTATCCAAGCTGCTCTCTCTTGCAGCTCCGGCGCTCGAGAACGGAACGGTTGTGGAGGCATCCCTGCCGATTACGAACGTTAACCGCGCCGTCGGTACGATTCTCGGCAGCGAATTGACGCGCAAATACGGCGCAGCCGGCTTGCCGGATGACACGATTCGCCTGCACTTCACAGGATCTGCCGGACAAAGCCTTGGGGCATTCATGCCGAAGGGTATCACCATTACGGTTGAGGGCGACACGAACGACTACATCGGTAAAGGCCTCTCCGGAGGCAAGCTGATCGTCAAGCCGTCTCCGAAAGCGACGTTTGTCGCCGAGGAGAACATCATTGTCGGCAACACGGGATTCTACGGAGCGACAAGCGGTGAAGCTTACATCAGCGGTATTGCCGGCGAACGCTTCGCAGTCCGCAACTCCGGTGCCAAGGTTGTCGTTGAAGGCGTGGGCGACCACGGCTGTGAATACATGACCGGCGGACGCGTCGTTGTCCTTGGCGAAACCGGACGCAACTTCGCGGCGGGGATGTCGGGCGGTATCGCCTATGTATTCGATCCCGATAATTCGTTCATCAACCGCTGCAACCTGGAAATGGTTCTGCTGGAGCGCGTGGAGGAGAGCGAAGAGATCGAAGATCTGCACGGCATGATCGTCCGCCATACGGAGCTGACGGGCAGTGCGCTCGGCCAGCGTGTGCTGGACAATTGGCAGGATAACCTGCCGAAATTCGCCCGCGTTATTCCGAAGGATTACAAACGGATGATGGACCAAATCCGCAAGGTTGAGGAAACCGGCCTTACCGGCGAAGCCGCAATGATGGCCGCTTTTGAAGCGAACATGCGAGAATTGGCACGGGTTGGCGGTTAATAATAAAGCTAATATTTTTGAAATAACGCATTGCAGGCGGCAGTTCGGAGCGAGTCTCCGAGCTGCCGCTTTTTGTTTACCAATAAGAGGTTCAAAAAAAATTGCAGTATTTTTGCGTCCTGCGTCGTCTAACCTAATATAGGGAATTTTTGCAAAATCATAAGGAAAGGATGTGTGCAATCGAATGACGGAAAATAGAGCGGTTCAGCAGCCGGTCGCCCGGCTTCTCGGTGTAACCAAACAGATCGGCAGCAAAACGCTGGTCAACGATTTGACGCTCGATATCCCGGCGGGACAGATCTTCGGCTTTCTCGGTCCGAACGGCGCGGGCAAGACAACGACGATCCGAATGATGGTCGGGCTGATCTCGATCAGCAAGGGAGACATTACGATTGGCGGAAGAAGCATAAGGACGAATTTTGAAGAGGCGGTAGCGCAGGTCGGCGCGATTGTGGAAAATCCGGAAATGTACAAATTTTTGACCGGGTACCAGAATTTACGCCAGTATGCGCGTATGGTCAGCGGAGTTACCAAGCAGCGCATTGATGAGGTCGTACGGCTTGTTGGACTGAACAATCGGATTCATGACAAAGTGAAGAGCTATTCGCTTGGCATGCGCCAGCGTCTTGGAGTGGCCCAGGCCTTGCTTCACCGCCCCAAACTGCTGATTCTGGACGAACCGACCAACGGGCTTGATCCGCAAGGTATCCGCGAGCTGCGCGACTACCTGCGAAGACTGTGCCGGGAAGAAGGGACCAGCGTCTTTGTCTCCAGTCACTTGCTCTCCGAAATGGAACTGATGTGCGACAGCGTGGCGGTCATTCAGAACGGCAAACTGGTGGATGTGCGTCAGCTCAAATCTGTGGGAGAAGCTGAAGCAGGGCCGCTGAGCAGGGAGATTTTGTTCGAAGTGAACGACCCGGGAGCGGCACATGCGCTTATCGGCGGAACCGTGGAGGCTGAAGGCCTTGTCGTAAGAGCTCTCCGGAGCGATATCCCCGGATTGAACGAGCGACTGGTTGGCGGTGGAATTCAAGTATTCGGCATAAAAGAAGTGGTCGTTTCGCTTGAAGACCAATTCCTGAAGATGACGGGAGGTGAAGGCATTGAGTAGTTTTTCGTCGCTTGTACATAACGAGAATATTAAAATATACAGACGCATCCGTACCTGGATCATGCTGTTTCTGCTCGTTGTCTTGAGCATCCTGATGCCGGTGCTCATATACGTTACCAGCGAACCGCAGTACCGGCCGGGCATGTGGAACAGCTTTCAAATGACGCTCAGCGCCATGTTTTTCTTGAATACGATTTTTACCGTTGTTATCGCTTCGGATGCCGTCGCGGGCGAATTCTCATGGGGGACGATCAAGCTGCTGCTGATCCGGCCCTGGAG encodes:
- a CDS encoding ABC transporter ATP-binding protein, whose product is MTENRAVQQPVARLLGVTKQIGSKTLVNDLTLDIPAGQIFGFLGPNGAGKTTTIRMMVGLISISKGDITIGGRSIRTNFEEAVAQVGAIVENPEMYKFLTGYQNLRQYARMVSGVTKQRIDEVVRLVGLNNRIHDKVKSYSLGMRQRLGVAQALLHRPKLLILDEPTNGLDPQGIRELRDYLRRLCREEGTSVFVSSHLLSEMELMCDSVAVIQNGKLVDVRQLKSVGEAEAGPLSREILFEVNDPGAAHALIGGTVEAEGLVVRALRSDIPGLNERLVGGGIQVFGIKEVVVSLEDQFLKMTGGEGIE